The nucleotide window TAGGTTTTTACCGTAGTGAAGTTACATATATGCGAATGACTGatgaaatctaaaaatgtatatttaagttCAATTTAAAAAATCCCAAAAGAAGCGTATAAATTTATTGTTTATACCTGTACTATTTCTGGTGAAAAATGACCATGAACAGTCAAGTAAGCCGCCCTTCTTGTTTAGAATAGGAGGGTTAGGAGAGTATAGGATATGTATTCTTGACATCTACGCAGTCATACCTGGAGAAGGGTTTGCTCTTCCGACTGGACCCAAGTACGGTGGTGCCTGCGGGCCCTAGCTGAGCATTCTCTCTGAGCCAGTTTGCTGGAGGCAGTTTGAGGTCGGTCTTCTCCTGTAGTAGTGCATAGGTGGTGGGGGGCGGAACCGCTGAGTATTTCACTACAGCACGACTCTTTACTTCATTGTTGCTCAGACAAATAACTGCCTCCTACAGCACAAACCACAAGTAGTGAACAGTCAGCACTGTCAATGATGCAGACACATCATATTAAGTCACAACAATAAATATATAGCTAACAAATTATCTGTTGTTGTTGTGAAATATTGTCCTAGTGACCTATATTCCTATGGCGACAATCAAGACAAATAATACTTTAAGTAGAACTGTATTCTTGTGACATGAGTCAGTTATCACATAACTTCACATAAGCATTTTGTGGTTTAGATCAAATCGCAATCATAAAACGTAAATCTTTACTTCACCTACTTGTCaccaaacaaaattaaataatgatagTATTAACACACAAAGAAAGAACAACATAGTCCTTAATGTAGATACGCTTGCCATCAAAGTGGTAAACAATGAACATTCTGATCATGTAACGATCCAAACACATTTCCATACATTTTCTGCAGGTATTCACATTTACACATTACAAActtaaaccaaacaaacaaactcactgTCTGATTTACTCACACATGATCTCAGTACCATTGAAAACAAGATCTAGTCCATTTAAATGCTGAACTGAGTGACAGCCATCAACATACCGGTACTTTCATTACATCTTATAGTCTTATATAATTATgtttctgtgatcatttgttacAAAGTATCAAACCTGTTTGTTGTCTTCAGTACTAGTGCTGGTGAGCTCCTCCTCATATTTGTGCTCTATATCTATATTCTTATCCTGTGAACTCATTTTCAACACTCTCATCCATTCAGAAACGAATTAAACAGAGGTAACGTGCACAATACAATATCGCACTGATTCTATCCCTAAAAGAGAGTAATTCATCATAAACCTGCTTCACTAACTCCACACATTACATCAATGATATTACACATATGATCCATTTGTCGTTTTTCATTCTTTAGCTCAATATTTTCCGATACATTCCAATAGATGTCGATGTATGATGTCTGTAAGTTCAATCGACTACACTCATGTGTATTTTAGTAAAATAGTTCACGTTTCTAGATGTATTCTCTGTGTATCAGCTGTCAGCTTCTCACTAACCACTCTAAACGTACAGCACCTATAAACCGGAAGTGGATGTTACGTCAAGCGACGGTTCTTTCTAGAAAAGAGTGTATGTAAATCTTATTCATGAGCAATTTTAAAGATTTAACTAAGTACTCCACTTCAACTAAGAACTAATTGAGCCTTTGTAGCTTTTTAAGAATGAATAAGAAATGTTCTTCTTTTTTAAGATATTATGATGACATTTTTGTATGTGCCGTGAACCAGGACAAATATTacgctttttattttatttatttatttatttatttttcttctcctATTATCAATGCCTTTTTGTATATACAGTTTGTTAACCTTTTTgctttccaaataaaaaaaatgtaataaaaaagtgatataaatgtaaatctaatcTTAATAAATGTGAATTACTTCCGATTAAAAACAGTACGATTTCTTCAATTGGTGGTAGTTAAAAACTGTGTTACATATTTGGGTATACAAATAACCAAAGATAACTCGAAAAGCACTGCTAATTTTAACCCAAATGTTACCAAAACAATGAAATGGTAATACTTTCACAAATTCAGTAATACTAAAATCTCACAAAAAGGGTGGCTTAAACTTCATTTATTTCACCTCACTAAATAACACAATTATAATAAACTGGCTTAAACGATTCCTTAAAAATCCCACCTCTATTTGGAATTTTTTCCATCAGCTTGCCTTCTCACAACTAGGTGGCGCAAAGtttgttcttttatgtaattatgaTATTCAAAAACTCCCTGTTAAGCTATCTAACTTTCACCAACAAGTTCTTTTGGCATGGACTCTCATTTACAAGCATAACTTTTCTCCTCATCGGTGTTACATGGAACAAAAGGAATATTCTATTTAAGAATAAATCTTTGTTCTATAATTACTGGTTCAGTAATGGAATATTTCATGTTAGACAGCTCTGTAATAACTAAGGTTTGCTTTTTAGGTATACTGAATTTCTTTCAGAATATAATATACCAGTAACTCCTAAAGAGTTTGCCACAGTTATGGATGATATTCCATGATTTTCAAAAAGAATACTCTCTCTTTAGGTTCATTACCCTCTCCTGAACCTGTAAGCACTATTAGTGAGatatactggaaaaaaaaaaaaaggaaataatcaTAAAGTAAGAGCTCTATTCCTTGAGAACATTGTCTCTGCCCCTCCTGTAATCTCATATTGGACTCTTCGatcatttaaatttgaaaaatggtccatgcaaaaaaaaaactttttcctcACAAACAAAGTAAATGAAATatcttttaaattaattcataatatttacCCTGTCAAAAATGTCTTGAAGAAAATATTCAAATCTGATTTTGACACTAATTGCTCTTTTTGTCAGAATGATACTGAAACCTCTCTTCATTTGTTTTGGTTGTGCAGTTATTCTTTGCAACTTTGGAAAGATGTTAGTTTGTTTATCTCAAACAATATCTTGCAGAGTTTTTCAATGAATCCTAAAACTGTTATTTTTGGATTTGTTGAAGTGGATCCAAATACCTGCTTtataataaatttaattattttcctatgtGGATTTTATATTGATAAATGTAAGTTTTTGAATTGTAAACCTATTTTTTTGGTATTCTTACAAGAGATAAAACAGTATTTGATAACAATTTCATCTTCTCTTAACAAAAAAGCACTCAGAACATATACAATTTGCACAGCCtacaaatgttttactttaattaatgtgtaatattCTTTTAATTTAAGTAATGCCCTCTTTTTAAGCAGTAACCATGCTGTTGAACATGTTGTTAGCTTCTTTGTAATTCATTGCAAATACTTTTTTTCATAAGAACAATGTATCGATACCTGAAGAGAGACAATTTTTTTagtagagacgggccacttctattcaaatcggaacgcccaaccaagaagctctagcgaCCAACGGTCAACGAATgtaccttacaggtaaaagagccaatcgccttttagatacagatatcgcctGTCAATAAACTCgctaacgcgcatgcgcattagctatacaaaccAGGACAATTGCGTTTTTTAGCGTAAtgtgaggtaaagaagcacattaTATGAATCCAATATTATCAAATTctattgttgatttgaaatatgctctttgatcgtaatcttgaccaaccattttttagattttgttctttctctattgaagtagataggagctgtactggcatgactggaaatagcctcgcAAAAGcgtccaaagatggccgacagtggactgacttgctagaacgTCTTCAACCTTACCCAGATTTGAAGCCTTTCTAgataaatctcttaaactcataCATATTAATAAGAATAAACCTTTTCTAAAGTATTATGACCTTGTTTTCCCTTCTGATtgaggtttgtttatttatttatttgtttattttatttttttctctctccttcctcTCTATAGTACAGTGCACACTGTTCATGCTTATGTAATGCAGtgaaaattgtgtttgtttttgtattttgaattATAGGGAACTTCTAAAAAAAGAAGGGGGGGGTCTTTGagcatttcaatatttatatgtctatatatatatataaaacatttacagtaaactacagtataaatatttattatattttaatacaaaatattaacatGTTATCtacatgtatattattattttaattataacgtTATAATATGATTGTAATCCTCTGCTGAATTGAAATATGTCCTCCCTATCTTGGCCAACCGTTATGGAGATTTTTGTcattccccattcaagtaaatgGGATGTACTTTTATGCCGTTTGTTTACATAGAAACTTGCTTCCCAGTTTGCTACCTTTGGAGAGTTCCAAAAATGggcgccgagtggactgacttgccctGAAAGTCTAACGGCCTTTCTCTCGCTTATGTGTTTTGTTGTCATGGTTTCAAAATCTCTGCCTGGCGTTTTATTTCTGACATATTAGTttagttatttgtttattttaaagccaTATACACTTCATTTAATTCCATGACAATGGATAAACAAGGCAAGAAATACTTCAACAAGAATATAAGTGGAAACTGGGTAAGATAAACAGACTTCTTTAACAAGTACATAGttgttactttattttaattaataaatattgagTTTTTGAGTGTAACTTTCTGTCATTTAGCTTTTAATattagtgtgtttgtttgtttaacaaATCTAATTCGTGTAATTGCTCTTATTTTCCAGTTTATGCACACTGGTATGCCACAGACTGAACCAAGGCGTGAGTTGTGCACCAGCACAGGATCCATGTTGGCACATGGAGTTCCTAAAAACCTGACAGAAGGAATTAAGAGATATCCCAAAATATTTAACACTCCTGAAAAGGTTAGCTATAGTCATTATTGAAGGttgaaattaattaaattcagAACAAAAACACTCTTGTATGTTGTATATCCAGATTATGACTGTGGAGGAAACTCATTTTCTGTTTTGTACtaaaccattttaatatttacactGTAGTCATGCTAATCAGTGTTGAATAATGTTGAACAATACGGTTTAAATTTCAGAAAACTATGGGTAGAGAATATCCATTCTCAGTGCATGATAACCGTACTGCTCTACAGAACACCATTCATGCATATGAACAGGTGAGTTTATCATCATATTTAGGTGATCAATAAATAATGGTTTTATCTGTGGCATCTCATAGCTGTCTTATTTCACTGTGTTTTCGTGTTTATTCATAGGGTGTAGGCCGTAAGAAGTGTCTTGACGAACGTCGCCAGCATAACTCTCATTACTGCCTGTGCCATCGCAACACTCTGGTCGAGTCAGGAAAGTGGGACCACTCTGCCTATGATATTGACTTCCTGTCCAAACAGGAAACAGAGTGCACAGACGTCCTCAAAAGGCGTTTCCCCAGAAACCATTCTTCAAGATCTCAAATAAATGCTGCAGCTCATACTGGGGAGTGTTTCATGTGGTTTGGAAGGGCCGACTCTAACCAGCACACTCCACTAAGTGTACTTGCAGAAGCCAACCACTCCGTAACTGCTAAATAGCAATACAATCAGAGATTATTAAACTACTTTTCTAAGCTACCCAATCAACTTTAatggttttgtttttaaacagacTGCATTCTGAAATCAGTGAACATGATACTCTgtggtagggctgcacaattaatcgaaataaaattgaAACAGCGATATGAccgtgcgattattaaattgcaaagggctgtgatttaattaaataaatagtctgctccctttAAGTTTATTTgagctgctctgtccagtctatattaaattagagcattgttacagtgttttcagagcggttctgtgctccacaactccctctcatgcttatagtaacagaaatactcagctcggttccgtttgcttacgtgcgctaaatgctttatttacactaaactggcacaTCCTGCGTGAagcattttatattattataacattatagtatatagtataattcaaacatctttatttaattattgctgagcaaacagcattaacagtaacacctgtagagtccagaaacatctcttccaccagtctcctgtcatttgtttacctcacgagagcgtgtcgcccttattacagtccccgcggaaacaagtgaaagcggaactaatattaccaacatccaacaatccaaggaaggaacatacatataataaatctttcaaatatttagttgctataatataatgcattgctaaatgtaatataataaaataatgaatacaaataatgaaattaaattatgacaaactaatcaaaatgttcactttaaatgtaattacaccaatgggttatcagttcaacttcagtttgatattaagcctcattctttactgtcttatatacagtaaataataatttgtatatgcaagctagtttttaaggcctagaataaagagtaacatttatatattaaaattatattttgtgcattattcaatcaaccaatataatttttgacagcaaaaactaggcaacaattATGGtcttaccaacagggaaatttagATAACaggtacactgaaaaaaaaaaaaaaaagaaagcttaCATagaaccagttttgacagagctgctgataaaaagttaaatgatcagcatcgattgatgagatgaaaagaaaattggagatcagtatcggatgttaaaatcctgattggatcatccctaatattcaagatgactgtgttttaaaaagtaatgatgatgattagtgggctgagaccctatcacaaaaaatggatatgaagaagactttgtttcactgtttatatatttatttgtttgtggttgaactgaaaaaaaggtctcagtttggttctttttaagagggctcaagtgtgaaaaccccagcagcctttttgcagttgaacatgtggaaaacattaccatcataatcgcagttcaaatcgcaatcacaatatttttcaaaataatcgcaatatgactttttgtccaaatcgtgcagacCCACTCTGTGCATATTTGCTGTCAAGAGTGTCAATAACTGTTTGTCACCACCAGCAGAGGGCGAACTCCATGTTATAACTGGCCATGCCActccacatacacactcaaaataTCCTCTTGCACGTGCAACACATTTGTGGCACAAATATAACTCCATAAACATGTTCTCAGCAATGCCACATTTTGTTTTAAGTCAAGGTATGTGCATCCCTTGGGCTCTATTATAGAAATAATGCTATTgtagatttctttaaaaatacaagTTAAAATCTACATGTTTCTAAATATCCtaaatatatttccaaaagtGAAAACTTTGTTTTATAGCTTTGAAAAGATAGGGTTAACCACTTATAACAGTTTGGGGTTGATTTGTTCGATTCTATAGAGCAAATAACCATcagtaaacaaatataaatctCTCTCTGTAGTACAATATGGCACACCAGGGCTAAAAGCCTCCTTGGGGTAAACGGGACTTAAATTTCTCCAataacactaaatagcaacaaagaCTACAACAGCACTTTccaaaacacctgtttgtcactatacactgtaAAATATATCCATGAGATCATCATGTGCAATGTCTAAcggttgattttgaggtaatttgatctatacatttttaaagtgttgcaaatgtatgtagctgATGAGAATCCATGAAAGTATCAcatatattttttagaaaatatgcttatttgtgatttttagttTTGATCAAGgggattaaataaagaaatattccatTATTGTCCAATAAgtaaaaggatagtatttggtGTAAAAAGTCCCCTTGTGGCAGGGGCTAAAGACCCCCATGAAACACATTGttttaataataagaagaagaaagttaagctcaatcaacagcatttgtggcttaatattgattCTTTAAAGGGCACCTCTTATTCCCcatttcacaagatgtaatttaaatctttggtgtcaaAGTGAAGTCACTTTATGGCTTGTTCTgtgacagtgcttatgattaatggggatttaaaaaaaaaaaaaggactgggtaaatgttaaacaccatgtaaaagtgaactTTGAATAATAGGcaactacaatggaagtgaatggggtcaatctgtaaacattaaaacactcactgtttcaaaagtatagacacaagacataaacaatatgtgtgtttatgcttgctaactttttctgtgtgaagttgttgccaattttacaaattaattgcCACGATGATGCAAAATCAACATACCCTAAAACCCTAACATGACTGtcaaaatgactataaaaatgaTGACgatttaaaccactttacagctcaaataatacaggcgGCCGGGGactcgcttccctcctcccctcacgtaCGGCGGTTTTCTCGAACCCTCCagatttctgggggacggcagggcactcctccgcccctggcagcggctccttcaCTCCAGGCGCTCAGGGAGACCAGTTCCCACTCGCCTCGCTGACGGTGGTCGTTCTCCGCTTTCGGGCTACTCTGTCCCCTGGCGGGTGTCAGTCCCATAGGACTCcacaacgggcatccctcctccttcccgggtttcggcaccagtgtaaagggggttaagggaaaggaggaggcgagaaccggcttggcaatataaataatagtttaataataaactgaaccaaaaacacacaaacataaacacacagagcagctgcctgtcattctctcattctctctctctctctctctctctctctcgaactgtcgtaaccggccacctttatccctcatgcGCCCCCATTAGGCTGATTGGgaaccgggcgtgcgttgttccagcccgccctcctccactctacaccaTCTCAAAATGATTTACTAGTGTAAAGCATAAGATTCAACACATTTAGTTTGTCTTAGCAATACATCAGTTTGATCTTAGTTGTCTATCAAGAACAGGAAAGCAATGATTCAAAGAAGCTATTAGTCATTCCTATTCAGTCAATTCCCATGCTATGCTATATTTAATGCATGCCAGAAGTTATGTCAGCTGAAGTTCAGTTAACCCCCCCAGACCCCCCGTTTCCACTGCCCCTGTTTCTTAAGGAGTACAGCCTTTTTAAAGAGGAAAGaattactgagtacacctttaaggtGCCAATTAGATGTTTTACTCACTGATGTGATTCAATGAGGGAAATAGAGGAATTTGCGGAGATATAGAgggcaaaaaattattatgtttggGCTAAAGCAATCTACCTTTGAAAGAGATTAAACAGTGAGTGGCGTTACATTATCTCAGGTTCAATGAGATACTCTGAGATTGCCATCTTTTTCTAGCAGGTGTTGCATTTGAAACGGCAGCTGTATCACTGTCTGTGTGTGCACCTGGAAAAGAGTAACAGAGAGAATCCTCTGTGCCTTACAGTTTTCCTTTAACATCATGTCCAGATAACAGGAACAGAGGGAGAGATACTGAGGGAAGCTCTGTTTTCTTCTCCAGTATTCTGAAATGCAATCCAAGAAATAGACATCTTGTAATTAAGTATTTATTTCTCCTGTGGTAATTAAGTtttcaatgtacatttttttacataaccTATTCATGAAAGACAAGCCTGATAAAacttgttgccatggtgatggcACAGAGGGTTCTCTTAACGTTGTCTGTTCTGACTTACTCTTGTGCTgagtctgtctttctttctctctcctatCTCTTGGTTTTTTCAAATGCTAACAACTGATCTTAAaagttttttgctgttgttgtttttccatGTTGAGCTTAACTAAATGTACTTTATTATGTTTCTCTTTGTTCGGATTATATTATACATGTCATTATAGACATAGTGATTAATTTAGCAAATTGTATTTGCTAAATTAAATGCAGAATAACCATTTTTAGATCAAAGACAGGCATTCCATCTCATTTAGATAGAAAAAGGGATCTGTGCACACTAATAAGCATTTTAGTTCTCCAAAGTCTATGGTTATCTATGTCAGTGTTTCAGATTTCATTGAAAAATCCCTCCTAAACATGTTTTAAACAGGTGGTTACGATGTCTTTAAAACAAACCTGTCATGTTGCCATAGCAACTGATGTTTTTTTGACAAGGATTTATTAAAGGATAGTCAGATGTCAAGGTACACTGGAACATTCGAATGCATTATGAGTTAATGGGAGAGCTTAATCAGCATAAATCATTTCTAAATTAGAGCCTTCATTTAAGGCCATTCCTAATCACTTAATTTCACTTGCCTCATTATAATTAACATTGCCAGATTATGAATTAATGAAGTAGTCTGGCATGTTTTACATGAGAGGTCAAGGCAAATAATTTAGCCCATACATTCTCCACTGATTATAGAATTAGTGCATCTTTACACTCTAATTAGCCTTTAACCAGACAAGTGTAAAAACAAACGTGCCTTTGTAATGCCGAAATTAATTAAATCTGTAGTTATGTGTGAAATCTGTTGTCTTAAACCCAACCTTTGATTTCCCAAACATTAGAATATATAATGCATAATTCAGTTGTGTTTTATCCCAGTCAACAACACCATCTTTTTCTTGATGCTGTTATTGTGAGATATCACTCACAGTTGCCTCTCAGCTGTACCTACTGTTTTGCAGCTTGGCCCTGCAAAATCTCTGTCTAACCTTGAGAAATGGCTGCGGGAGACCCAGCACATCGCAGAATAAGCTTTCATTGTgatgaaatattcatttaaattaggtGTAGAGGGCTGCTGCATTACAATAAGTCATTGTTAAAGATTGCTCACATCCGTAGAGGCGTTTAGTGCATTAATGTGAACAGAGGATGTCACAACACAGAAAAACTCAGTATGCAGTATATATCAAAAGTCAGTTCTCAGTGCTGCTCCAATTCACTCAGGCAGCAGTTACTAAGTGTGCCTTGCATTGTACAATCAATGAGTTTCTCAAATTGTGGAACTCTACTAAATAAAATTGTGTTATAGGTAAGTCTATATAGCTGATTATGTTTTACTGTTTGCTTTGATGATGGGAGAAATGTTcctcagtttgttcctggcagggtaCCTTACATGCTCCATAttgttaggattagggtgggggtggggttagggcatctgctgcctcccaggaacaaactgaggcacCTTTATACAATAGGCATTAGCGCTCactcattttttttaatatgtcatcttggacttacagtgacacctaagGGACGAGGATGCAGCATGaatcaaatgcaatagtttttaGTTACTGATGCAatagtagaaattcactattcacagtgagccatggttaatttaatccatgagtgaaagtgtcctataacaggacagttactgagattatgcgagtagtatttggctgatcGTGTGTTCCTAACATGACAaaccccatgaggagaccctgttcatgtacaataaaacatctttcataaggttactgatatgactggagactTCATCTTACTGTAAGTGTTCAtgcttttatacatatatttttaaaattactattcatttctttaggagtaaaaaaattttaatgaggaaatgcacctttaagaaattatttattatgtaattttatgtacagtatgtgctaaGTGTGATACTCAATTGACATAAAGCTATAAAATGTAGAATCTCTGTGTATCTAAATTTCACATGCATATTTTGCAGTGCTGGGTCACTTATGTGATCAGATTCCAAAAATACttgtaaataattttaaaatactcaaaatCAGATTACTGTTACTTTTAGATGGATTACATGATAACATATTAATCAGGAAATGGCagaaaattgttaataatttgacacgtgatttttgtgtggttttggagcatttcaTAAAGTACAGTATGTGCTCCCGATGTTTCATATGTGATGACGTGGTTTCACATTTGCATATTTTGCATgattgataaaacaaaaacacatcaatGCAACGTCAATTCCGTCAATGCAAAGAGTTTAATGCAAAAAGTGTTACCACCAAACACTGGTACTGTAAATCAAAAAAGCCAAAGACAGACCTTAAGAGAGTATTGAATCGGAAATAAGCTCCAGAGATTTGTGCCCAGAAAGGCAAAATGTAAAAGTGCTGAATTAGGGCAAAATTTGTGTTCAGGGCCATAGGAGGGTTTGAAAATGATTTCCACTTGAACATTTTCATGCTCATAATGAGAGATAATGTAGATACAAAACAAATAATCCTGACTTGTCTGGCACGAGCATGTCTTATCACCTTCATAAGTCAAATTATAcgaattacatattttaatgccATATCAGTTttttctgctgctcttttatgctgcattttccatattttttcattcaaaaatCTGCATTAATTTCTACATTTTGTACTCATATCTCAATGTAACATTtcatcacacatacacatcatctgcacacaatctatatatatatatatatgatttattggcagtatttattgttaatttgtgaaagtgttttttatttattgcgtACTTAGCACGATGTCAAAGTGGCTGTCTTGTGAAAATCTGTTATCTGTTCAGCACTATGGCCGCTGTAAATAGTTTCTTCTACCACACATTGAATTTGAAGCATTCGTTGCCTTCCAATCAATGAAAACTACTACATATTAAATCTCAATAATACCTCTACCAAATCTGTATTTATGTACaatgaaattattttgttttattaaaatcaattgtattaattgttatgctgataatattatttgtaattataatttaactaaaataaaagcagTAAAAATGATTAAACATAGGCCTCATATTAAAATATTCTAGGCCTTGTTACAAATATTATgccataaaatattaaaatgagttgaaatgtaaatacaaataattgaaatgtaaataatttgattgGAAGCAACTTAATTTCTCTAATTTCTAagattgccattttttttatgaaatgattTCCCTGGATACCAACTTAAAGCATAAAATACCTGCTTTAGG belongs to Xyrauchen texanus isolate HMW12.3.18 chromosome 16, RBS_HiC_50CHRs, whole genome shotgun sequence and includes:
- the tex36 gene encoding testis-expressed protein 36 produces the protein MTMDKQGKKYFNKNISGNWFMHTGMPQTEPRRELCTSTGSMLAHGVPKNLTEGIKRYPKIFNTPEKKTMGREYPFSVHDNRTALQNTIHAYEQGVGRKKCLDERRQHNSHYCLCHRNTLVESGKWDHSAYDIDFLSKQETECTDVLKRRFPRNHSSRSQINAAAHTGECFMWFGRADSNQHTPLSVLAEANHSVTAK